In Paenibacillus guangzhouensis, a single window of DNA contains:
- a CDS encoding NAD(P)/FAD-dependent oxidoreductase, protein MKKVIIVGAGILGASTAYALAKMGAEVLIVDRQDQGQATDAAAGIICPWVSQRRNQAWYRLAKAGARYYPELVQELMNEGETETGYAQVGALCIHEEWEKISKIEERARVRKADAPEIGDIVLLRDDETRERFPLLAEGYHAVHISGAARVDGRALRDALIRSAVRNGASLIHGDAQLLYQLNRVRGVSVGEQRYSADLVVICAGAWATPLLYPLGIHFKVGYQKAQIMHLKVSDQYDTGSWPLVMPPTDQYMLAFENQKIVIGATHEDDIEGYDTRVTAGGMQEILNKGLKLAPKLAMSTLQEVRVGFRPFTPGFLPVIGAVPDWEGLITANGLGASGLTVGPYLGSQLAKIALDMELDIDLNDYDLRQAMDVDQ, encoded by the coding sequence ATGAAGAAAGTCATCATCGTCGGTGCCGGAATTCTTGGGGCGTCCACCGCATACGCGTTAGCAAAAATGGGGGCGGAAGTTCTCATCGTAGATCGTCAAGATCAAGGTCAAGCGACAGATGCCGCAGCAGGTATCATCTGTCCGTGGGTGTCCCAACGTCGAAATCAAGCATGGTACAGACTCGCGAAGGCTGGTGCGCGCTATTATCCTGAGCTCGTACAAGAGCTCATGAATGAGGGAGAGACGGAGACAGGTTATGCGCAGGTCGGCGCATTGTGTATCCATGAGGAATGGGAGAAAATTAGCAAGATCGAGGAGCGGGCTCGGGTACGCAAAGCGGATGCACCTGAAATCGGCGATATTGTTCTGCTTCGCGACGACGAGACGCGGGAGCGATTTCCGCTACTCGCAGAAGGGTATCATGCCGTCCATATTAGCGGCGCAGCGCGGGTGGATGGTCGTGCGCTCCGTGATGCGCTGATCCGATCCGCTGTTCGGAATGGTGCTTCCCTGATCCATGGGGATGCGCAACTTCTGTACCAATTAAACCGTGTTAGGGGTGTATCCGTGGGTGAACAGCGCTACTCAGCCGATCTCGTGGTTATCTGCGCTGGTGCATGGGCGACTCCATTGCTGTACCCGCTCGGGATTCATTTCAAAGTAGGTTATCAAAAAGCGCAAATTATGCATTTAAAGGTATCAGATCAATATGACACGGGCAGTTGGCCACTCGTAATGCCGCCAACGGATCAATATATGCTCGCGTTCGAGAATCAGAAAATCGTTATCGGGGCCACACATGAAGATGATATCGAAGGCTACGATACACGAGTAACGGCCGGAGGCATGCAGGAAATTCTGAATAAAGGGTTGAAGCTGGCCCCCAAACTGGCAATGAGTACGTTACAAGAAGTTCGGGTCGGATTTAGACCCTTTACACCAGGGTTTCTACCAGTCATCGGCGCTGTTCCTGACTGGGAAGGTCTCATCACAGCGAATGGTCTGGGGGCATCTGGGCTAACCGTCGGACCTTATCTTGGGAGCCAGTTAGCCAAGATAGCACTCGACATGGAACTGGACATCGATCTGAATGATTATGATCTTAGACAAG
- a CDS encoding PAS domain S-box protein has protein sequence MGTRLDDLLQFAQHDLKETLLEQQGMTFKYKKENGRYIHTFCAGQLLSKFGINPRLIIGRELKDFLPATVAIHKEPYYAAAWEGREDIFYEGEYDGIHYIASLRPIRKLGQVVEVIASCIDITERKKAEQELRETKELLESLIENSVDGICITDTQGRIMRVNEAFKLIYGWSDVDLIGSQASIFPKSIIYDVETICRQLQSGKKAMQFETTIRRQQGDEIHVALSVSPIRDADGHVVAMTCIARDITERKRAEDFYRRADKLNVVGQLAAGLAHEIRNPLTSLRGFLQLLQTDPIGKARFFNILISEVDRINTIVNELLQVAKPHEITFQYCSMETILQHVVNLLEAQASLNDIQIHLDVEGRLPYIMASELEMKQIFVNLLKNAMEAMPQGGNIHIKAVYQTDHILIRFVDQGIGMDEQCLQRLAEPFFTTKEKGMGLGLMMCYKIIEEHKGRIDISSLVGQGTTIDIRLPAV, from the coding sequence ATGGGTACACGATTGGATGATCTCTTGCAATTCGCGCAGCATGACTTGAAAGAGACATTGTTGGAACAACAAGGGATGACATTTAAATACAAGAAAGAAAACGGTCGTTATATTCATACTTTCTGTGCAGGTCAGCTATTATCTAAATTTGGCATAAATCCTCGACTTATCATCGGCAGGGAACTTAAGGATTTCCTCCCAGCAACGGTGGCGATACACAAGGAACCGTACTACGCTGCTGCATGGGAAGGACGGGAGGATATCTTCTATGAAGGAGAATATGACGGCATACATTATATCGCGTCCCTGCGGCCGATTCGCAAATTAGGTCAAGTTGTGGAAGTCATCGCATCGTGTATCGATATCACGGAACGGAAGAAGGCGGAGCAAGAGCTCCGAGAGACCAAAGAATTGCTGGAATCCCTCATCGAGAATTCGGTGGATGGCATCTGCATTACGGATACACAAGGGAGGATCATGCGGGTAAACGAAGCATTCAAGCTGATCTACGGATGGAGTGATGTTGATCTTATCGGATCACAAGCATCCATCTTTCCGAAATCGATCATCTATGATGTCGAAACGATATGCAGACAACTGCAGTCGGGCAAAAAAGCCATGCAATTTGAGACGACCATACGACGGCAGCAAGGGGATGAGATTCATGTTGCCTTGTCCGTGTCGCCAATTCGTGATGCAGATGGTCATGTGGTTGCTATGACTTGCATTGCAAGAGATATTACTGAGCGTAAGCGAGCGGAAGATTTCTATCGCAGAGCGGATAAACTGAACGTTGTCGGGCAACTCGCTGCAGGACTTGCCCATGAGATTCGTAATCCATTAACCTCATTGCGGGGCTTTCTACAATTACTTCAGACCGATCCGATCGGAAAAGCTAGATTTTTCAACATCCTAATCTCCGAAGTCGATCGCATTAATACGATCGTCAATGAACTGTTGCAAGTCGCTAAGCCACATGAGATCACCTTCCAATACTGCAGCATGGAGACGATTCTGCAGCATGTCGTTAATCTGTTGGAGGCGCAAGCGTCGCTTAACGATATCCAAATTCATTTAGACGTAGAAGGGCGATTGCCTTATATCATGGCTTCCGAGTTGGAAATGAAGCAAATCTTTGTGAACCTCTTAAAGAATGCAATGGAAGCGATGCCACAAGGCGGAAATATACATATTAAAGCTGTATACCAGACGGACCATATTCTCATTCGCTTCGTCGATCAAGGCATAGGCATGGATGAGCAGTGTCTTCAGCGGCTTGCGGAACCTTTTTTCACGACCAAAGAGAAGGGGATGGGCCTTGGTCTCATGATGTGCTATAAAATTATAGAAGAGCATAAAGGGCGAATCGATATTAGCAGCTTGGTTGGACAAGGGACCACGATTGACATCCGGCTGCCTGCGGTATAA
- a CDS encoding VOC family protein, with the protein MKSLGTMNVDYITLFVEDFQKVKAFYQEVFGLQAVYEDEVSSVFQFRNISVNLLDISESHELMNPGTVATRESGSRFLFTIQVDHVDVVCDELKKRGVVLLNGPIDRPWGVRTASFVDPAGHAWEIATQLA; encoded by the coding sequence GTGAAGAGTTTAGGAACGATGAATGTGGATTATATCACGCTGTTTGTTGAGGATTTTCAGAAGGTGAAGGCATTCTATCAGGAAGTATTCGGACTCCAAGCTGTATATGAAGACGAGGTTTCGTCGGTGTTTCAATTCAGGAATATCAGCGTGAACCTGTTGGATATATCCGAGTCACATGAATTGATGAACCCGGGTACTGTTGCAACACGTGAATCCGGATCCCGGTTCCTGTTTACGATTCAAGTTGATCATGTCGATGTGGTCTGTGATGAATTGAAGAAACGCGGGGTTGTTCTACTTAATGGTCCGATCGACCGTCCTTGGGGTGTACGAACCGCTTCGTTCGTCGATCCGGCAGGACATGCCTGGGAGATTGCGACACAACTGGCATAA
- a CDS encoding agmatine deiminase family protein: MEQFRTVGEFERQESVLLIWPITPFATTRLNNDRISVEVVEALLGEVEVIVCCYDADVESRAREALSQRGIDLTKIRFIQYPSEIVYPRDFGAEIMIGNQGNRTRVDFRFDFYGYGTEDDEFSRVLRRFGQFHADQVGIQNTIHSTLISEGGDREFNGKGIMMAIRETEVDKRNPDKTLDEVEAEFKRVFHLDQVIWLPQGSYDDEHSHSGAIPSADGSFNSYRSATANGHIDEICRFTDEHTIVIAQVSDQEAAESKLHALNKDRLDRAYEVVRSAKNHEGKPFRILTMPVPEPIYIDLTPEDDAYALWSWCEEADGLFADGSPIPKPPVNVMPALSYCNFLIANDVVLAQKYYEEGMPERIKHKDDEALRVLQDAFPGKRIVQIHTLALNIYGGGIHCHTRNIPVAYPMDSHN, from the coding sequence ATGGAGCAGTTCAGAACTGTTGGAGAATTTGAACGTCAGGAGTCGGTGCTTCTCATATGGCCTATCACACCTTTCGCCACCACAAGATTAAACAATGATCGTATAAGCGTAGAAGTCGTAGAAGCGCTGCTGGGGGAGGTAGAAGTGATCGTCTGTTGTTATGATGCTGACGTCGAATCCAGAGCAAGGGAAGCTCTATCACAGCGCGGTATAGATCTTACCAAGATTCGATTCATTCAGTATCCGAGCGAAATCGTCTATCCTCGAGACTTCGGGGCGGAGATCATGATTGGCAATCAAGGAAATCGTACCCGAGTCGATTTTCGATTCGATTTTTATGGTTATGGCACGGAAGACGACGAATTCTCCCGTGTCCTTCGCCGATTCGGGCAATTCCATGCGGATCAGGTCGGAATTCAGAATACGATCCATTCGACACTGATCAGCGAGGGAGGAGACCGTGAGTTCAATGGTAAGGGCATCATGATGGCGATTCGTGAGACTGAGGTGGACAAACGCAATCCAGATAAAACCCTAGATGAGGTGGAGGCAGAGTTCAAACGCGTCTTCCATCTAGACCAGGTCATCTGGCTGCCACAAGGCTCCTATGATGACGAGCATTCTCACTCCGGCGCCATCCCATCGGCTGACGGGAGCTTCAATTCCTATCGTTCCGCAACCGCGAATGGACACATTGATGAGATCTGCCGGTTCACGGATGAGCATACCATCGTCATTGCGCAAGTCAGCGATCAGGAGGCTGCTGAGAGTAAGCTGCATGCGTTGAACAAAGATCGGCTCGATCGCGCGTATGAAGTTGTTCGCAGTGCCAAGAATCATGAAGGCAAACCGTTTCGGATCTTAACCATGCCTGTACCTGAGCCGATCTATATTGATCTAACGCCAGAGGATGATGCTTATGCCTTATGGAGCTGGTGCGAAGAGGCCGATGGATTGTTCGCAGACGGTTCGCCCATTCCTAAGCCGCCAGTGAATGTCATGCCAGCACTGAGTTATTGCAACTTCCTCATCGCGAATGATGTCGTATTGGCGCAGAAATATTACGAAGAGGGGATGCCGGAACGTATCAAGCACAAGGATGATGAGGCTTTGCGTGTCCTTCAAGATGCTTTTCCTGGCAAACGAATCGTCCAGATCCATACACTCGCATTAAATATCTATGGCGGGGGCATTCATTGTCACACGCGGAACATTCCGGTTGCTTATCCAATGGATTCACATAACTAA
- a CDS encoding MerR family transcriptional regulator — translation MERQHMKTYSSGEFAKYFGIKKDTLFYYDRINLFRPAGVSDNGYRYYTTPQLDTFWALQYLRELQVPIKELKHYFSSPSVERLGDLAQDQLMIVEQEILKLQNIQRMLRRMVDISEEIKHVPLNEVILQEQAEEQILLSEQNESDGDTSVEEWFTYYDRFMEKTGCKSPTLIGSIVARDDLLQGKYGRVDRLYIHDVSPAATSIKPAGRYAVLYYQGSYSSIPSAYPILLSYLERQSLTTCSDAYEEYLIHNSLYAASEEQYVTKISVAVL, via the coding sequence TTGGAAAGACAACATATGAAAACATACTCCAGCGGAGAGTTCGCCAAATATTTCGGCATTAAAAAGGACACGTTGTTCTACTACGATCGAATTAACTTGTTCCGCCCTGCGGGTGTGAGCGACAACGGCTATCGCTACTATACGACGCCGCAGCTAGATACCTTCTGGGCGCTGCAGTATTTGCGGGAGCTCCAAGTCCCGATCAAGGAGCTGAAGCATTATTTTAGCTCGCCTTCCGTAGAGCGACTTGGCGATTTGGCGCAAGATCAGCTCATGATCGTAGAGCAAGAAATTTTGAAGCTGCAGAACATTCAACGGATGCTACGGAGGATGGTCGATATCTCAGAAGAAATCAAGCATGTGCCACTGAATGAAGTCATTCTGCAAGAACAAGCGGAAGAACAAATCTTGCTCAGCGAACAAAATGAGTCGGATGGTGATACATCGGTTGAAGAGTGGTTCACCTATTACGATCGATTTATGGAAAAGACGGGGTGTAAGAGCCCTACCCTCATCGGTTCAATCGTAGCACGGGATGACCTGCTGCAGGGCAAGTACGGCCGGGTCGATCGATTGTATATACACGACGTTAGCCCAGCTGCCACTTCCATCAAACCTGCTGGTCGGTATGCCGTCTTGTATTATCAAGGATCTTATTCGAGCATTCCATCGGCATACCCCATATTGTTAAGCTATCTAGAACGTCAGAGCTTAACGACTTGTAGCGATGCTTATGAGGAGTATCTCATTCACAACTCCTTATATGCTGCGAGCGAAGAACAATATGTAACGAAAATCAGCGTTGCTGTCTTATAA
- a CDS encoding immunity 22 family protein, translating to MQHLVTIWGANLNSEEELEAFVGTVYDDDGDAQPSAFLASTGCSSIDEDFLEIHFVQHEEDRLAFVSYLRQDYSADESFYEHLPTSIGETLRAYNSIILVYSNDSPYGSMNEELFQITALPEDGAAILLASVVYET from the coding sequence ATGCAACATCTTGTAACGATCTGGGGGGCTAACCTCAACTCTGAAGAAGAATTAGAAGCTTTCGTAGGGACCGTGTACGATGATGATGGAGATGCACAGCCTTCCGCATTTCTAGCAAGCACTGGGTGTTCCTCAATCGATGAAGACTTTCTAGAGATTCATTTTGTACAGCATGAGGAAGATCGATTGGCCTTTGTGTCTTATTTGCGACAGGATTATTCCGCGGACGAGTCGTTCTACGAGCATCTGCCTACATCCATCGGGGAGACCCTTCGAGCTTACAATTCGATTATCCTCGTATACAGTAATGATTCACCCTATGGATCCATGAATGAGGAGTTGTTCCAGATTACAGCATTGCCGGAAGATGGTGCTGCCATTCTACTCGCAAGTGTTGTTTACGAGACTTGA
- a CDS encoding methyltransferase domain-containing protein, which translates to MSSEITPNVMNQEDYIDTLHHHIKLDDGILSLLHPESGERILDVGCGNGDLLAKIAAAGAVPTGIDMSEAVVQRARQKYPELDIQVADAAQYRSELPYDAVFSHATLHWIQDAERVTRSIWLALREGGRFVTEFAGRGNVAALTTAIQQALLSHGYTWEGRNPWYHPSLGEYTSLLERNGFRVLFAQHVDKPTPFKREGGIRIWLDAFNDYFFHDVSAADKSSIYDAIESQLKPYLFQDGQWHIDTSRLRIVAIKELIPCNIL; encoded by the coding sequence ATGTCTAGTGAGATTACACCAAATGTCATGAACCAAGAAGATTATATCGATACATTGCATCATCACATCAAGTTAGATGATGGAATATTGTCTTTGTTGCATCCGGAGTCAGGTGAGCGGATCCTGGATGTAGGCTGCGGGAATGGAGACTTGCTAGCCAAGATTGCAGCAGCAGGTGCAGTGCCAACAGGGATTGACATGTCAGAGGCAGTGGTACAACGCGCAAGGCAGAAGTATCCTGAGCTGGATATCCAAGTCGCAGACGCGGCTCAATATCGGTCAGAGCTTCCGTATGATGCGGTCTTCTCCCATGCAACGCTGCACTGGATCCAGGATGCGGAACGCGTTACTCGTTCCATTTGGTTAGCCTTACGAGAAGGCGGCCGTTTCGTGACCGAATTCGCTGGCAGAGGCAATGTTGCCGCATTAACCACTGCCATTCAGCAAGCACTTCTCTCCCATGGGTACACATGGGAAGGACGCAATCCATGGTATCATCCTTCACTTGGCGAATACACGAGCCTACTTGAACGGAATGGCTTCCGCGTGTTGTTCGCTCAGCATGTCGATAAGCCAACACCGTTCAAGAGAGAGGGAGGGATTCGGATCTGGCTCGACGCGTTCAACGATTACTTCTTCCACGATGTTAGCGCCGCGGACAAATCATCGATCTACGATGCCATCGAATCACAGCTGAAGCCATATTTATTTCAAGATGGGCAATGGCACATCGATACTAGCCGATTACGTATCGTAGCGATCAAGGAGCTTATACCATGCAACATCTTGTAA
- a CDS encoding ATP-binding cassette domain-containing protein: MIEMNHITIRTKDNRTLIQDFHLSIMSGDKFAIIGEEGNGKSTLLKFIYDEQLISDYCHVEGNVMKSGYVLGFLSQELTDEEKEMSITEFFTENNWNKTLLKAMDDLDVESLISDKKMGVMSGGERFRYRFLQLLARNPDVLLLDEPTNDLDIRTMEWLEGFIQQTSLPVLLVSHDETFIANTANGIIHMELTKRKQVPRYTFSREPYETYLINRTNLLAKQEQIAKKQASNHQKQMNKWHDVWNKAEHQHQHVARTDPRLQKKIKSLKNQKKRMEQESAAFQERPRVEEASEFRFDPAVRVHKSKVILDFALDTLQIANQPLAKNIHLTITGPEKVAIIGENGVGKTTLLKKVKDALDERSSLKIGYMPQNYEDLLDLTVTPIEFLATTGDKEAKTKVFNHLGSMKFTSDEMQQKIGELSGGQKAKLLLLKMIWERCEILILDEPTRNFSPLTTPELCRALLAYEGAIISISHDRRYLNEVATTVYELTHEGLIKMR, from the coding sequence ATGATAGAAATGAACCATATTACAATTCGAACAAAAGACAACCGGACCTTAATTCAAGATTTTCATCTAAGTATTATGAGCGGGGATAAGTTCGCTATCATCGGAGAAGAGGGAAATGGAAAAAGTACGTTATTGAAATTCATTTACGATGAACAATTAATATCGGATTACTGCCACGTTGAGGGTAATGTTATGAAATCCGGTTATGTACTAGGATTCCTGTCACAGGAACTTACGGACGAAGAAAAAGAGATGAGCATAACTGAATTTTTTACCGAGAATAACTGGAACAAGACACTGCTAAAAGCCATGGACGATTTAGATGTCGAATCGCTGATATCAGACAAAAAAATGGGCGTTATGTCGGGCGGCGAACGGTTTAGATATCGCTTTTTACAACTTCTGGCTAGAAATCCGGATGTGCTGCTGCTGGATGAACCCACCAATGATTTGGATATTCGGACCATGGAGTGGCTAGAAGGATTTATTCAACAGACCTCGTTACCTGTCCTGCTCGTATCGCATGATGAGACGTTTATTGCGAATACGGCAAACGGTATTATTCATATGGAACTCACCAAACGTAAACAAGTTCCAAGATATACATTTTCAAGGGAACCGTATGAGACATATCTTATCAATCGAACGAATCTATTAGCCAAACAAGAACAGATTGCGAAGAAGCAAGCTTCCAACCATCAAAAGCAAATGAATAAATGGCATGATGTCTGGAACAAAGCAGAGCATCAGCATCAGCATGTGGCTAGGACCGATCCTAGACTGCAGAAGAAAATTAAATCATTAAAGAATCAGAAAAAGCGTATGGAGCAAGAGTCTGCTGCATTCCAGGAACGACCCAGAGTTGAAGAGGCCAGTGAATTCCGGTTTGATCCTGCGGTACGCGTGCACAAAAGCAAAGTGATTCTCGATTTCGCATTAGATACGCTGCAAATTGCTAATCAACCGTTAGCGAAAAACATCCATCTAACCATCACAGGTCCGGAAAAAGTAGCGATCATTGGGGAAAATGGGGTCGGGAAGACGACTTTATTGAAAAAAGTGAAGGATGCTCTAGATGAGCGATCGTCATTAAAGATTGGGTATATGCCCCAAAATTATGAAGACCTATTGGATCTCACAGTAACACCTATCGAGTTTTTAGCAACAACAGGAGATAAAGAAGCGAAGACAAAAGTTTTCAACCATTTGGGCAGTATGAAATTTACGAGCGATGAAATGCAACAAAAAATAGGAGAATTAAGCGGAGGGCAAAAAGCAAAATTGTTATTGTTAAAAATGATATGGGAACGTTGCGAAATATTGATACTGGATGAGCCAACTAGAAACTTTAGCCCTCTGACTACGCCTGAACTGTGTCGTGCATTACTGGCTTACGAGGGTGCGATTATTAGTATTTCACATGATCGACGTTATCTAAATGAGGTGGCAACGACTGTGTATGAACTTACGCATGAAGGATTGATTAAGATGAGATAA
- a CDS encoding vWA domain-containing protein, translating to MERADPGDSGSPVYHTANPEPLSEEEKQQERDFRKKLNRYARDTVSESIHQGVKLIVHRPEFNSEHHEEYIRLSQGLMPIVSEIARQTLPLLEHEVSAEFTKNRYDGSKFQADSVVYRDFRYFSKKRPPTESPGLVVGLRVDESGSMAAFGRLEAAKRAVIAVYEFCQICQIPILIYGDTADVSRLEQMSIFAYADSEKVDSRDRFRLMGIRARSNNRDGMALRIMAERLAASPKSTKLLISISDGQPKAMEDYTGGLAISDMQQTIAEYERKGITFLAAAIGQDKAVISQIYGGERFLDITNLNELPAQLVRVISRYL from the coding sequence ATGGAACGTGCGGATCCAGGTGATAGCGGTTCACCGGTATACCACACGGCCAATCCCGAACCGCTATCGGAGGAAGAGAAGCAACAGGAGCGGGACTTCCGCAAGAAGCTGAATCGTTACGCGAGGGATACCGTGTCCGAATCTATCCATCAGGGCGTTAAACTTATTGTTCATCGGCCTGAATTCAATTCCGAACATCATGAGGAATACATTCGACTCAGTCAGGGACTCATGCCCATAGTTAGTGAGATTGCAAGACAAACGCTGCCACTCCTTGAACACGAGGTCAGCGCAGAATTCACGAAGAACCGATACGATGGATCTAAGTTTCAGGCGGATAGTGTGGTTTACCGCGATTTCAGGTATTTCTCTAAAAAACGTCCCCCAACGGAATCACCCGGTCTCGTAGTCGGTCTCCGCGTGGATGAATCCGGCTCTATGGCGGCCTTCGGAAGACTGGAGGCAGCGAAACGAGCGGTCATTGCGGTCTATGAATTTTGCCAAATCTGTCAGATTCCTATTCTCATCTATGGGGATACAGCGGATGTCTCCCGCTTGGAGCAGATGTCTATCTTCGCTTATGCCGATTCAGAAAAAGTGGATTCCCGGGATCGGTTCAGACTGATGGGCATTCGCGCCCGAAGCAACAACCGAGATGGTATGGCGCTTCGCATTATGGCAGAGCGGTTGGCGGCTTCACCCAAATCAACGAAGCTATTAATCAGCATCAGTGACGGACAGCCGAAAGCCATGGAAGACTATACCGGCGGCCTTGCGATCTCAGATATGCAGCAGACGATCGCTGAGTATGAGCGTAAGGGGATCACATTCCTCGCAGCAGCCATCGGTCAAGATAAAGCCGTCATCAGTCAAATCTATGGCGGGGAGCGATTTCTGGATATTACGAATCTGAACGAGCTTCCAGCCCAATTGGTCCGCGTCATTTCTCGTTATTTATGA
- a CDS encoding AAA family ATPase gives MKNNAKEYEYELEHYVLSPARELTAEEMKLVWNRSASHKVSEVERRVSSEVKRNWNRGEMKIANILLEGDAGSGKTQLAKALSANFRLPYTKVTCFADMDKSDIIGAILPVLSKDQMNALDVEDQTALRALYASDGFQSSAEILMGALGISQELASAKMRQLLSLASEQASDETVEYRFYPSEIVRAFREGYLLEIQEPNVIRDAAVLMALNSALELDGSINLPTDIVHRHSDFIAVITANRSYAGSRPLNEALRDRVQHTEKMDLPSKAIMVERAMAKTGFKDQEVLEALADTIILLDKTARANAIKGVAGMRSYFFWADAVARGASARESMYHKVIYKITTDSDEIKLLEDALTDHGSLERLDQLSPEAKKKLHVTL, from the coding sequence ATGAAAAACAATGCGAAAGAATATGAATATGAACTTGAACACTATGTATTGTCACCAGCGAGGGAATTAACGGCTGAAGAGATGAAGCTTGTCTGGAACAGGTCAGCCTCGCATAAAGTTAGTGAGGTTGAGCGGCGCGTAAGCAGCGAAGTGAAGCGCAATTGGAATCGCGGCGAGATGAAGATTGCCAATATTCTACTCGAAGGAGATGCTGGTTCAGGCAAGACGCAGCTCGCAAAAGCATTGTCCGCGAACTTCAGACTGCCATATACCAAAGTAACCTGCTTTGCGGACATGGATAAATCGGATATCATCGGTGCGATTTTACCCGTCTTATCGAAAGATCAGATGAATGCGTTAGATGTGGAAGACCAAACGGCTCTGCGCGCATTGTACGCGAGTGATGGCTTCCAAAGTTCGGCGGAGATATTAATGGGTGCACTGGGGATATCGCAGGAATTGGCTTCCGCCAAAATGAGGCAGTTACTGAGTCTGGCATCGGAACAGGCGAGTGACGAGACGGTCGAATATCGATTCTACCCATCGGAGATCGTGAGAGCTTTCCGTGAAGGCTATCTATTGGAAATACAAGAGCCGAATGTCATTCGGGACGCCGCCGTATTAATGGCATTAAATTCTGCATTGGAACTGGATGGAAGCATTAATCTGCCTACGGACATCGTCCATCGGCATTCGGATTTCATCGCCGTGATCACCGCGAATCGCAGTTATGCAGGCTCAAGGCCTTTGAACGAGGCGCTGCGTGACAGGGTTCAACATACAGAGAAGATGGACCTGCCGAGCAAAGCGATTATGGTTGAGCGCGCAATGGCCAAGACCGGATTCAAGGATCAAGAGGTGTTAGAAGCTCTCGCTGATACAATTATTCTCTTGGATAAAACGGCACGGGCGAATGCAATTAAAGGTGTAGCCGGCATGCGATCTTATTTCTTCTGGGCCGATGCCGTTGCACGAGGTGCTTCTGCAAGAGAATCCATGTATCACAAAGTGATCTACAAGATCACAACCGATTCCGATGAGATTAAGTTACTGGAAGATGCGTTGACAGATCATGGTTCGCTCGAGCGCTTAGATCAGCTCTCGCCGGAAGCAAAAAAAAAACTTCATGTGACGCTATAG
- a CDS encoding DUF6530 family protein translates to MNSPEMKNHKPVIIADDYGKVDGRFAFSSDVQRLSLGLSTLPGADQSMISASICRNSEGQPSSNMEEIPLHRILDLSILVCSALTHFSEAYRYEHLYDPENPIIDRIGLQGNAMNVSVCTDNKEIRKDIQLFDKSLSDNGEMIGERLRALSRLLLEMGYD, encoded by the coding sequence ATGAACTCACCTGAGATGAAGAACCATAAGCCAGTTATTATTGCTGACGATTACGGGAAGGTGGATGGACGATTCGCATTTAGCAGTGACGTACAACGCCTATCACTTGGGTTGTCAACACTTCCTGGTGCAGATCAGTCCATGATCTCCGCCTCGATATGCCGTAACTCAGAAGGACAACCATCCAGCAACATGGAGGAAATACCGCTTCATCGCATACTGGACTTATCGATTTTGGTCTGCAGCGCTCTGACACATTTCAGCGAAGCTTACCGTTACGAACATTTGTATGATCCGGAGAACCCAATCATCGACCGAATCGGTCTGCAAGGGAATGCGATGAACGTGTCTGTCTGCACGGATAACAAAGAAATTCGGAAGGATATTCAGTTGTTCGACAAATCCTTAAGCGACAATGGCGAGATGATCGGTGAACGACTGCGAGCTTTATCAAGACTATTATTAGAAATGGGATATGATTGA